The DNA sequence AGTTACTCGTCGACCAGGGCTACATCGATCAGGCCCAGCTCGCGAAGCTCGCCGCCGCCCAGCAGCAGGTGATCGCGAAGCACCGCGCGAAGCAGAACAAGGGGCTGGTCGATGCGCCGCCGAAGCCGCGGAACGAGGACGCCGCACCGCTGCGCGCGGTCGAGCCCGCCCCCGAGACTCCCGCTGCCGAGTCGGCGCCCGAAGCGGCGACCCCCGCGGCGCCCACCCCGGGAGCGGCACCCCAGGCCGAGCCGACCGCCCCCCCGGTCGCAGAGGCGCCGCCCGCGAAGCCGGCGACGCCGTCGAAGAAGCCCGTCACGCCCACGCGGGCGCAAGCCGAGCCCGACGAGGACTCGGCGATCGGTCGCGTCGAAGACTTCGCCGAACCGAGTGCCAGCGACCGCGAGGCCTTCCTCGATGTGCTGCGCGACGCGGTCGGTCGCGGCGCCAGCGACGTGCACCTGCATCCGGGTTCGCCGGTGCAGATCCGCGTCGGCGGATGCCTGCAGCCGGCAGGGAGCAGCGCTCTCGACACGCAGGTGGCCGAGCGCATGCTGCTCTCGGCCCTCGACGACTCCCAGCGTCGCATGCTCGCCGCCCGCGGCGAGCTCGACGTGTGCCACACCTTCGAGGGGATCGGCCGTTTCCGCGCGAACTTCTACCGGGAGCAGCGCGGCCTCGACGGCGTCTTGCGCTACATCTCGGCCGAGCCGCCGACCCTCGAGCAGCTCGGGCTGCCGGCCCGGCTCGCGAAGTTCACCACCTACCACCAGGGCATGGTGGTCGTGACGGGGCCTTCGGGCTGCGGCAAGTCGTCGACGATGGCCGCGCTCGTGAATCTGATCAACGAGGAACGGCGGGAGCACATCCTGACGATCGAGGATCCGATCGAGTACGTGCACCCTTCGAAGCGCTGCCTCGTGAACCAACGCAGTGTGAATCTGCACACCGAGTCGTTCGCGCGCGCGCTGCGTGGCGCGTTGCGCGAGGACCCGGACGTGATCGCGATCGGCGAGCTGCGCGACCTCGAGACGATCTCGCTGGCGCTCTCGGCGGCCGAAACCGGCCACTTCGTGATCGCCACGCTGCACACGGACAACTCGATCCGCACCATCAACCGCCTGGTCGGATCGTTCCCGGCCGACCAGCAGGACCAGGTGCGCACGATGCTCTCTGAGTCGCTGCGCGCGGTGATCTCACAGCGACTGTTGCCGAAGGCGGATGGGAGCGGTCGGGTGCCGGCGCTCGAGACCCTCGTGGTCAACCGCGCCGTCTCGAACCTCATCCGTGAGAACAAGACCTTCCAGATCCACTCGATCCTCCAGACCGGTGGATCCCAGGGCATGGCGCTGCTCGACAACGCGATCCGCGAACTCGTCCAGAGCGGCGACGTGACGGCGGAAGAGGCGGCGCGGCACCTCGAAGACGGCAAGGCCCTCGCGGCCTAGCGCGGAGACGAACCCATGGCTGCACTCGACACTCTGTTGATCGCTCTCAAGGACCGGAAGGGCTCGGACCTGCACCTCGCATCGGGCGTGGCTCCGCGCATGCGCGTGAAGGGGGCCCTCGACGTCATCGAGGGGCAGTGCGAACTCGACGACGCCGCCCTGCGCGCGATGATGCAGGAGATCGCCACGCCGGAGCAGTGGGAAGAGTACCTGCGCGATGGCGACCTCGACTTCGCCTACGGCCTGCCTGGCGTCGCGCGCTTTCGCGCGAACTACCTGGTTCAGGAGAACGGCGCTGGCGCGGTATTCCGGATCATTCCCGAGGAAATCCTGACCGCCGAGCAGCTGAAGCTGCCCGAGGCGGTGGTGAAGCTGGCCGAGCTCGAGAAAGGATTGGTCCTGGTGACCGGCCCGACCGGTTCCGGTAAGTCGACGACACTGGCCGCGATCATCAATCACATCAACACGAACCAGTGCCGCCACATCGTCACGATCGAAGACCCGGTCGAGTTCGTGCATCCGAACAAGCAGTCCGTCCTGTCACACCGGGAGGTGGGATCCCACACCCAGGGCTTCGGGCCGGCGCTGCGCGCCGCGATCCGTCAGGACGCGGACGTCGTGCTGGTGGGCGAGATG is a window from the Myxococcota bacterium genome containing:
- a CDS encoding type IV pilus twitching motility protein PilT, with amino-acid sequence MAALDTLLIALKDRKGSDLHLASGVAPRMRVKGALDVIEGQCELDDAALRAMMQEIATPEQWEEYLRDGDLDFAYGLPGVARFRANYLVQENGAGAVFRIIPEEILTAEQLKLPEAVVKLAELEKGLVLVTGPTGSGKSTTLAAIINHINTNQCRHIVTIEDPVEFVHPNKQSVLSHREVGSHTQGFGPALRAAIRQDADVVLVGEMRDRETIGLAISAAEMGLLVFGTLHTNSAAKTIDRIIDAFPAKEQNQVRISLSESLAAVVSQILLPTADGKGRCAAQEILLRTQGLPNVIREGKITMLNSIIESGKAQGMQAMDDVLFAYAKEGRISGADAYMKATNKQRFESMAGSEERAA
- a CDS encoding PilT/PilU family type 4a pilus ATPase yields the protein MSNAKSMPLLGRLAVHLKMITMDQLVEVTRLQSQQGGEPRLGQLLVDQGYIDQAQLAKLAAAQQQVIAKHRAKQNKGLVDAPPKPRNEDAAPLRAVEPAPETPAAESAPEAATPAAPTPGAAPQAEPTAPPVAEAPPAKPATPSKKPVTPTRAQAEPDEDSAIGRVEDFAEPSASDREAFLDVLRDAVGRGASDVHLHPGSPVQIRVGGCLQPAGSSALDTQVAERMLLSALDDSQRRMLAARGELDVCHTFEGIGRFRANFYREQRGLDGVLRYISAEPPTLEQLGLPARLAKFTTYHQGMVVVTGPSGCGKSSTMAALVNLINEERREHILTIEDPIEYVHPSKRCLVNQRSVNLHTESFARALRGALREDPDVIAIGELRDLETISLALSAAETGHFVIATLHTDNSIRTINRLVGSFPADQQDQVRTMLSESLRAVISQRLLPKADGSGRVPALETLVVNRAVSNLIRENKTFQIHSILQTGGSQGMALLDNAIRELVQSGDVTAEEAARHLEDGKALAA